In Tripterygium wilfordii isolate XIE 37 chromosome 15, ASM1340144v1, whole genome shotgun sequence, one DNA window encodes the following:
- the LOC119979834 gene encoding uncharacterized protein LOC119979834, which yields MGSEVKWPSKKETEGWKDPKKWCDFHQDIGHTTPDCRGLRYEVDYLLKRGHLRELLSERGRAIWEKRKVDDPEALPPPPPVTQTYCVISGGSEISGLSHTSAKKHEKEAANPATRMAQSLGIFTNQVMVFTDDEATQLLHPHH from the coding sequence ATGGGCAGCGAGGTGAAGTGGCCGTCTAAGAAAGAGACTGAAGGATGGAAAGACCCCAAGAAGTGGTGTGACTTTCATCAGGACATTGGCCACACTACTCCTGATTGCAGAGGCCTTAGATACGAAGTGGATTACCTGTTGAAAAGAGGTCACCTCAGAGAGTTGCTCTCTGAGCGCGGTAGAGCAATCTGGGAAAAGAGGAAAGTCGATGACCCAGAAGCATTGCCACCGCCGCCACCAGTTACTCAAACCTACTGTGTGATTTCTGGGGGATCAGAGATCAGTGGATTGTCCCACACCTCTGCCAAGAAGCACGAGAAGGAAGCAGCAAACCCAGCTACTAGAATGGCACAATCCCTGGGAATTTTCACTAACCAGGTGATGGTCTTCACGGACGATGAAGCTACCCAACTATTACACCCGCACCATtga